Genomic segment of Myxococcales bacterium:
GCATCTGTCACCCGAAGATGTTTGGGATGTTTCCCAGTCCGCCCATAAGGCCTGAGAAGACCTGCTGCGCGGCATCGTTGGCCTTGCGAAACCCTTCGTTTACGGAGGCAACGACGAGATCCTGCAGCATCTCCACGTCATCAGAGGAAACGATAGAGGGGTCGATCTTCAGCGAAAGCAGCTCGTGCTTTCCATTCACGGTCGCCGTAACCATACCGCCGCCTGCGCTCGCCTCGAAGGTCTTTCCCGCGAGTTCCTCCTGTTTCTTTGCGATTCCGGCCTGCATCTGCTGGGCCTGTTTCATCATCTCTTTCATGTCGATTTTCATCTTTGCACCTC
This window contains:
- a CDS encoding YbaB/EbfC family nucleoid-associated protein — encoded protein: MKIDMKEMMKQAQQMQAGIAKKQEELAGKTFEASAGGGMVTATVNGKHELLSLKIDPSIVSSDDVEMLQDLVVASVNEGFRKANDAAQQVFSGLMGGLGNIPNIFG